Proteins encoded together in one Rhipicephalus sanguineus isolate Rsan-2018 chromosome 9, BIME_Rsan_1.4, whole genome shotgun sequence window:
- the LOC119405859 gene encoding uncharacterized protein K02A2.6-like: MILVLVDAHSKRIEAVPMKQATTSSTITCLRSFFSRFGIPRALVSDNGTQFSSEEFADFMNKNITHLRTAAFHPQSNGLAERAVRTVKAGLKKINQGGLEDCLCRLLFNYRRAPLASGNSPSELLLGYQIRLRLDTCFPPLIAGRSGESDEWTLAPDANVYIRNFGKGEKWKTGTVQSTDGARMVTVETPEGLVRRHVDQVHTRRDSVEPQRDREGDSMPKSRTTQETSGSGPSVKAELREPPHQLQSSSPTQDQEKQKTREPTVTTELRRSTRQRKPVQRLQYY, translated from the coding sequence ATGATCCTTGTTCTTGTAGATGCTCACAGCAAACGGATCGAGGCCGTACCAATGAAGCAGGCGACCACATCTTCGACTATCACTTGCCTGCGCAGCTTCTTCAGCAGGTTCGGCATTCCGCGCGCCCTTGTTTCAGATAATGGGACGCAGTTCTCTAGTGAAGAGTTTGCCGATTTCATGAATAAGAACATAACTCACCTGCGCACGGCTGCGTTTCATCCCCAGTCGAATGGCCTTGCAGAGAGAGCTGTTCGAACCGTGAAAGCTGGGCTGAAGAAGATTAACCAGGGCGGATTAGAAGATTGCCTTTGCAGACTACTCTTCAATTACCGGAGAGCACCCCTCGCATCGGGCAATTCTCCTTCGGAGCTTCTCCTGGGATACCAAATTCGGCTTCGTCTGGACACGTGCTTTCCTCCCTTGATTGCAGGAAGATCAGGTGAATCAGATGAGTGGACCCTGGCACCGGACGCGAATGTTTACATCCGCAACTTTGGTAAGGGTGAAAAGTGGAAGACCGGCACGGTACAGTCGACCGACGGAGCGAGGATGGTGACAGTCGAGACGCCAGAAGGCCTTGTTCGGAGACATGTGGATCAAGTTCACACAAGGAGAGACTCGGTTGAACCCCAACGTGACAGGGAAGGGGATAGTATGCCTAAGTCGAGAACTACGCAAGAAACTTCCGGATCAGGACCAAGCGTGAAGGCGGAACTCCGTGAGCCACCACACCAGCTGCAGTCATCATCCCCAACCCAAGACCAGGAAAAGCAGAAGACCAGGGAACCTACAGTGACCACAGAACTCCGGCGCTCAACACGACAGCGTAAACCTGTGCAGCGTCTCCAGTATTATTGA